One genomic region from Salinicola endophyticus encodes:
- the ppa gene encoding inorganic diphosphatase: protein MSFDKIPAGKDLPNDVYVAIEIPANHAPIKYEIDKDMDALVVDRFMATPMFYPANYGFIPHTLADDGDPLDALVVTPYPVQPGSVIRARPVGVLNMSDEAGEDAKLVCVPHQKLTALYDDVHEVTDLPELLRQQIAHFFENYKDLEKGKWVKIDSWDGADAARKAIEKAVAAYASE from the coding sequence ATGAGTTTCGACAAGATTCCCGCCGGAAAGGATCTCCCCAACGACGTGTACGTGGCGATCGAGATTCCCGCCAACCACGCGCCGATCAAGTACGAAATCGACAAGGACATGGATGCCCTGGTGGTGGATCGCTTCATGGCCACGCCGATGTTCTATCCGGCCAACTACGGTTTCATCCCCCACACCCTGGCCGATGACGGCGACCCGCTCGACGCCCTGGTGGTCACGCCCTACCCGGTACAGCCCGGCAGCGTGATCCGCGCGCGCCCGGTCGGCGTTCTCAACATGTCGGATGAAGCCGGTGAAGATGCCAAGCTGGTCTGCGTGCCGCACCAGAAACTCACCGCGCTCTACGACGACGTCCACGAAGTGACCGACCTGCCCGAGCTGCTGCGCCAGCAGATCGCCCACTTCTTCGAGAACTACAAGGATCTCGAGAAGGGCAAATGGGTCAAGATCGACTCATGGGACGGCGCCGATGCCGCGCGCAAGGCGATCGAGAAGGCTGTCGCCGCCTACGCCAGCGAATAA
- a CDS encoding protein kinase domain-containing protein: MSVQIPQGEALQAKGGCALISDSTWRNSIAKQAGDLSVRGFLADYYSTPEHWDVKTSATRVLRALNSWCYSQSGYIEGGSYICSLSAMIFHQRQAHLFHMGDTLVYRIRGAEFEQLTRDHVTDLGGYRYPSRALGMDGHVDIDYSTFTLKQGDLFLFMTQAVRGTLVPSEYVQLIRADVSDLDAACERLTAAANQRASERGYNANQFCFQLVRVDRLPEAGTDEPTRLFHHLPVPPEVSPGDRLDGLEIVAVLSRTPRARVYHVRDARSGREMVMKAPSPELSPRNVYLEHFGLQQRVVERINSPFVVKVVEAERPRRYLYYLMAYVEGQSLSEWLRRHPQTSLAQRLEIARQLVKAVQALHRHEVLHQHLHPDNILIDRHGNLVLTDFGACHRRDSDSQGVARELARQVGLTEHSAPEYALDTEVGRRSDQYSLASTIYWMLTGHLPYTQLPNHLRSHTDLEQMTYRRARLSNPAISEDLDDALRRSLDPLRALRFRRISEFAYRLRPKPRAQTDDRRPPWREPANVWQAIATVLLLLLILSWWLK; encoded by the coding sequence ATGTCGGTGCAGATCCCGCAGGGCGAAGCACTGCAGGCCAAGGGCGGGTGCGCGTTGATCAGCGACTCCACCTGGCGCAACTCGATCGCCAAGCAGGCCGGCGATCTCAGCGTGCGCGGCTTTCTTGCCGACTACTACTCCACCCCCGAGCACTGGGACGTCAAGACCTCGGCGACCCGGGTACTGCGGGCCCTCAACAGCTGGTGCTACAGCCAGAGCGGCTATATCGAGGGCGGCAGCTATATCTGCTCGCTGTCGGCGATGATCTTCCACCAGCGCCAGGCGCACCTGTTCCACATGGGCGATACCCTGGTGTATCGCATCCGCGGTGCCGAGTTCGAGCAGTTGACCCGCGACCACGTCACCGACCTCGGCGGCTATCGCTACCCTTCGCGGGCGCTGGGCATGGATGGTCATGTCGATATCGACTACTCGACCTTTACCCTCAAGCAGGGCGATCTGTTCCTGTTCATGACCCAGGCGGTGCGTGGCACTCTGGTGCCCTCCGAGTACGTGCAGCTGATCCGCGCCGATGTCAGCGATCTCGATGCGGCCTGCGAGCGACTGACCGCGGCGGCCAACCAGCGCGCCAGCGAGCGCGGCTACAATGCCAACCAGTTCTGCTTCCAGCTGGTACGGGTCGACCGCCTGCCGGAAGCCGGGACGGATGAGCCGACGCGGCTATTTCACCATCTGCCGGTGCCGCCGGAGGTGAGCCCGGGGGATCGCCTCGACGGCCTGGAGATCGTCGCGGTGCTCTCACGCACCCCGCGCGCCCGGGTCTACCACGTACGCGACGCGCGCAGCGGGCGCGAGATGGTGATGAAGGCGCCGAGCCCGGAGCTGTCGCCGCGCAACGTCTATCTCGAGCACTTCGGGCTGCAGCAGCGGGTGGTGGAGCGCATCAACTCGCCGTTCGTGGTCAAGGTGGTCGAGGCCGAGCGGCCGCGGCGCTATCTCTACTATCTGATGGCCTACGTCGAGGGGCAGTCGCTCAGTGAGTGGCTGCGGCGGCATCCGCAGACCAGCCTGGCTCAGCGTCTGGAGATCGCGCGCCAACTGGTCAAGGCGGTGCAGGCGCTGCATCGTCATGAGGTGCTGCATCAGCACCTGCACCCCGACAATATCCTGATCGATCGCCATGGCAATCTGGTGCTGACCGACTTCGGCGCCTGCCATCGGCGCGACAGCGATAGCCAGGGCGTAGCGCGGGAGCTGGCGCGCCAGGTGGGGCTGACCGAGCACAGCGCGCCCGAGTATGCCCTCGATACCGAGGTGGGGCGGCGCAGCGACCAGTACTCGCTGGCCTCCACCATCTACTGGATGCTCACCGGGCACCTGCCTTACACCCAGCTACCCAATCATCTGCGCAGCCATACCGATCTGGAGCAGATGACCTATCGCCGCGCGCGCTTGAGCAACCCCGCCATCAGCGAGGATCTCGACGATGCCCTGCGGCGCTCGCTCGATCCGCTGCGCGCCCTGCGCTTCCGGCGCATTTCCGAATTCGCCTATCGCCTGCGGCCCAAGCCGCGCGCCCAGACCGATGACCGGCGCCCGCCGTGGCGCGAGCCGGCCAACGTATGGCAGGCGATCGCTACGGTGCTGCTGCTGCTGCTGATCCTCTCCTGGTGGTTAAAATAG
- a CDS encoding TRAP transporter large permease yields the protein MTIAFLFISLFVFMFIGVPIAVSLGLSSALTILLFSQDSLQSLAIKLFATADHYTLLAIPFFLLSGAFMTSGGVARRLIDFANASVGHLRGGLPIASVLACVLFAALSGSSPATVAAVGSIVIAGMVRSGYTRSFATGIVCNAGTLGILIPPSIVMVVYAAATSTSVGKLFMAGVVPGLLLGFLLMLAIYVIARIKKMPAQPRVSVSEWLRAARKSLWGLLLIVVILGGIYSGIFTPTEAAAVAAVYAAFVSLVIYRDIGIRECPRVILDAARLSIVLMFIIANAMLFAHVLTTEQIPQTITQWVVEQGFSPITFLLVLNVVLLIAGSFMEPSAIILILAPILFPIAMQLGIDPIHLGVIMVVNMEIGMLTPPTGLNLFVASAVTGQPLTTVIRASAPWLILLVSFLLLITYVPFISLGLPNLLGMPG from the coding sequence GTGACTATCGCCTTTCTGTTCATCTCCCTGTTCGTCTTCATGTTCATCGGCGTGCCGATCGCGGTCTCCCTGGGGCTGTCGAGCGCGCTGACGATTCTGCTGTTCAGCCAGGACTCGCTGCAGTCGCTGGCGATCAAGCTGTTCGCCACCGCGGATCACTACACCCTGCTGGCGATCCCGTTCTTCCTGCTCTCCGGGGCCTTCATGACCAGCGGCGGTGTAGCCCGGCGGCTGATCGACTTCGCCAACGCCAGCGTCGGCCACTTGCGCGGCGGCCTGCCGATCGCCTCGGTGCTGGCGTGCGTGCTGTTCGCCGCCCTCTCCGGCTCCTCCCCCGCCACCGTGGCGGCGGTGGGCTCGATCGTGATCGCGGGCATGGTGCGCTCCGGCTATACCCGCAGCTTCGCTACCGGCATCGTCTGTAACGCCGGTACCCTGGGTATCCTGATCCCGCCGTCGATCGTCATGGTGGTCTACGCCGCCGCGACCTCGACCTCGGTGGGCAAGCTGTTCATGGCTGGCGTGGTGCCCGGGCTGCTGCTGGGCTTTCTGCTGATGCTGGCAATCTATGTCATCGCGCGGATCAAGAAGATGCCGGCCCAGCCCCGGGTCAGCGTGAGCGAATGGCTGCGTGCCGCGCGCAAGTCGCTGTGGGGCCTGCTGCTGATCGTGGTGATTCTCGGCGGGATCTACTCGGGCATCTTCACCCCGACCGAGGCTGCCGCGGTGGCCGCCGTCTATGCCGCCTTCGTCTCGCTGGTGATCTATCGCGACATCGGCATCCGCGAGTGTCCGCGGGTGATCCTCGACGCCGCGCGCCTGAGTATCGTGCTGATGTTCATCATCGCCAACGCGATGCTGTTCGCCCACGTGCTGACCACCGAGCAGATCCCCCAGACCATCACCCAGTGGGTGGTCGAACAGGGCTTCTCGCCGATCACCTTCCTGCTGGTGCTCAACGTGGTGCTGCTGATCGCCGGCAGCTTCATGGAGCCCTCGGCGATCATTCTGATCCTGGCGCCCATCCTGTTCCCGATCGCCATGCAACTGGGGATCGACCCGATCCATCTGGGCGTGATCATGGTGGTCAACATGGAGATCGGCATGCTGACGCCGCCTACCGGGCTCAACCTGTTCGTCGCCTCGGCGGTGACCGGACAGCCGCTGACCACGGTGATCCGCGCGTCGGCGCCGTGGCTGATCCTGCTGGTGTCGTTCCTGTTGCTGATCACCTACGTGCCGTTCATCTCACTGGGCCTGCCCAACCTGCTGGGCATGCCGGGCTGA
- a CDS encoding TRAP transporter small permease, whose translation MLLRIWNSLEEGLVALLLAVMTLLTFFYVVVTNLYNVFYDLGDAYPALETPAFAVGDWLLGIGQEMTWSLAMTTTIFAWLIFLGIAYGVRVGAHIGVDLLVRLLPRPWQRVCGVLSCLIFMAYAGLLMVSSAQWVDSLQVTGIGAEDLGMFGLKEWHVALIEPLGFGLIIARLIEVLVRILRGQQLGLEQSSEVSDALALAQESDADSDTRRTKP comes from the coding sequence ATGCTCCTACGCATCTGGAATTCACTCGAGGAGGGCCTGGTGGCCCTCCTGCTGGCGGTGATGACCCTGCTCACCTTCTTCTACGTGGTCGTCACCAACCTCTATAACGTCTTCTACGACCTCGGCGATGCCTACCCGGCGCTGGAGACGCCGGCCTTCGCCGTGGGCGACTGGCTGCTGGGCATCGGCCAGGAGATGACCTGGAGCCTGGCGATGACCACCACCATCTTCGCCTGGCTGATCTTCCTGGGCATCGCCTACGGCGTGCGCGTCGGCGCCCACATCGGCGTCGATCTGCTGGTGCGCCTGCTGCCCCGGCCCTGGCAGCGCGTCTGCGGCGTGCTCAGCTGCCTGATCTTCATGGCCTACGCCGGCCTGCTGATGGTGTCGAGCGCACAGTGGGTCGACTCGCTGCAAGTCACCGGCATCGGCGCCGAGGATCTGGGCATGTTCGGACTCAAGGAGTGGCACGTGGCGCTGATCGAGCCGCTCGGTTTCGGTCTGATCATCGCGCGGCTGATCGAAGTACTGGTGCGCATCCTGCGTGGCCAGCAGCTGGGGCTCGAGCAGAGCAGCGAAGTCAGCGACGCGCTGGCGCTGGCTCAGGAATCCGACGCGGACAGCGACACCCGGAGAACCAAGCCGTGA
- a CDS encoding TRAP transporter substrate-binding protein, with amino-acid sequence MSLINRKTLAGAIGFAILLGGATGAQAQDPIVIKFSHVVANDTPKGEGAQLLQKLVQERLGDKVKIEVYPNSSLYDDTKGLNALLTGDVQLLAPSMAKLGEYSPSVQLMDLPFLFDDMNAVTRFEQGPGGKQILESMQDHDILGLAYWHNGMRQLTADKPLIEPRDARGLKLRVEPSDVLAAQIKELHAIPRKMAFGEVYQGMQTGVIDGQGGNTWSNIYTQKWNEVQSDMTESNNGVLDYMLITNAKFWNGLPDDVRTTLNEIIAEVTTSVNEKADQLNEEAKQSIAKSGTTKIHELSPEQVKAWRDAMAPVIDEFRDEIGSDLIDAAQQSNNAN; translated from the coding sequence ATGTCTCTGATCAATCGAAAAACACTGGCAGGCGCCATCGGCTTCGCCATTCTGCTGGGCGGTGCCACCGGCGCCCAGGCCCAGGACCCCATCGTGATCAAGTTCTCCCACGTGGTCGCCAACGACACGCCCAAGGGTGAAGGCGCCCAGCTGCTGCAGAAACTGGTCCAGGAGCGCCTGGGCGACAAGGTCAAGATCGAGGTTTACCCCAACTCTTCGCTCTACGACGACACCAAGGGCCTCAACGCGCTGCTCACCGGCGACGTCCAGCTGCTCGCCCCCTCCATGGCCAAGCTCGGCGAATACAGCCCCAGCGTCCAGCTGATGGACCTGCCGTTTCTGTTCGATGACATGAATGCGGTCACCCGTTTCGAACAGGGCCCGGGCGGCAAGCAGATTCTCGAATCGATGCAGGACCACGACATCCTGGGTCTGGCCTACTGGCACAACGGCATGCGCCAGCTGACCGCCGACAAGCCGCTGATCGAACCGCGCGACGCCCGCGGCCTGAAGCTGCGCGTCGAGCCCTCCGACGTGCTCGCCGCACAGATCAAGGAGCTCCACGCGATTCCGCGCAAGATGGCCTTCGGTGAGGTCTACCAGGGCATGCAGACCGGCGTCATCGACGGTCAGGGCGGCAACACCTGGTCCAACATCTACACCCAGAAGTGGAACGAAGTGCAGAGCGACATGACCGAGTCCAACAACGGCGTGCTCGACTACATGCTGATCACCAACGCCAAGTTTTGGAACGGCCTGCCCGACGACGTGCGCACCACGCTGAACGAGATCATCGCCGAAGTGACCACCTCGGTGAACGAGAAGGCCGACCAGCTCAACGAAGAGGCCAAGCAGAGCATCGCCAAGAGCGGCACCACCAAGATCCACGAGCTCAGCCCGGAGCAGGTCAAGGCCTGGCGCGACGCCATGGCACCGGTGATCGACGAGTTCCGCGACGAGATCGGCAGCGACCTGATCGACGCGGCACAGCAGTCCAACAACGCCAACTGA
- a CDS encoding CoA ester lyase, translated as MPSRPDADPRSRPGLRSALFVPANRPERIPKALASGADAVIVDLEDAVAGAAKADARRALREALAALPQARVWVRVNAPESADFAADLALCGDLPGIVGLVIPKAETPESLIQAASLGQPLLPLIESAAGLAALAALSRVAGVERLSFGALDLSVDLGSEPDTEGGEMLLDQTRYQLVLHSRLAGLAPPLETVLPAFGDPARVERVARRAAGMGFGGMLCIHPAQIAPVHRGLAPSPDTLDWARRVMTAAAQGDDAAQVDGAMIDAPVVERARRLLARAAEHG; from the coding sequence ATGCCCTCTCGCCCTGATGCCGACCCGCGCTCCCGACCCGGCCTGCGCTCGGCGCTGTTCGTGCCCGCCAATCGCCCGGAGCGCATTCCCAAGGCACTGGCGAGCGGCGCTGACGCTGTGATCGTCGATCTCGAGGATGCTGTCGCCGGTGCCGCCAAGGCGGACGCGCGCCGCGCTCTGCGCGAGGCGCTGGCGGCGCTGCCGCAAGCGCGCGTATGGGTGCGCGTCAACGCCCCGGAGAGCGCCGACTTCGCCGCCGACCTGGCGCTGTGTGGCGACCTCCCGGGCATCGTCGGACTGGTGATCCCCAAGGCCGAGACCCCCGAATCGCTCATCCAGGCGGCCAGCCTCGGGCAGCCTCTGCTCCCGCTGATCGAGAGCGCGGCGGGGCTGGCGGCACTCGCCGCGCTGAGCCGGGTGGCAGGTGTCGAACGGCTCAGCTTCGGCGCCCTGGACCTGAGCGTCGACCTGGGCAGCGAGCCGGACACCGAGGGCGGCGAGATGTTGCTCGACCAGACCCGCTACCAGCTCGTGCTCCACTCGCGCCTGGCCGGGCTGGCGCCACCGCTGGAGACGGTGCTGCCGGCGTTCGGCGATCCGGCACGCGTCGAGCGGGTCGCCCGCCGTGCCGCGGGCATGGGCTTCGGCGGCATGCTGTGCATTCATCCGGCGCAGATCGCTCCAGTCCATCGCGGGCTGGCGCCGTCTCCGGACACCCTCGACTGGGCACGGCGGGTGATGACGGCAGCGGCCCAGGGCGACGACGCCGCCCAGGTCGACGGCGCCATGATCGACGCCCCGGTGGTGGAGCGCGCCCGGCGGCTGCTGGCCCGCGCCGCCGAGCACGGCTGA
- a CDS encoding CaiB/BaiF CoA-transferase family protein, translating into MTQAPRPLDGITVLSLEHAIAAPFCTRQLADQGARVIKIERPAVGDFARGYDTRVAGLSSHFVWTNRGKESLALDLKQAAAQPILDALLAETDVLVQNLAPGAAARMGLDFDTLHTRYPGLIVCDISGYGEGGPYASKKAYDLLIQSEAGFLSVTGGPAPDALAKAGCSVADIAAGMYAYTSILNALLLRGRSGEGSRIEVSMLESLVEWMGYPLYYAYDGAPPPPRAGASHSTIYPYGPFPAGDGGTVMLGLQNEREWQLFCDQVLCRPELATDARFDANARRSQHREALRTIIEAVFAELSAAEVIARLDAAQIANAHVNDMAGVWQHPQLAARNAWREVPSPSGPLPALLPPGRNSAYTARMAAVPALGEHTDTILAGLGYDAETLAMLRERGTI; encoded by the coding sequence ATGACCCAAGCCCCGCGCCCGCTCGACGGCATCACCGTGCTGAGTCTGGAACACGCCATCGCCGCGCCCTTCTGCACCCGCCAGCTCGCCGACCAGGGCGCCCGGGTGATCAAGATCGAGCGCCCCGCCGTGGGTGACTTCGCCCGCGGCTACGACACCCGTGTCGCCGGGCTCTCGTCACACTTTGTGTGGACCAACCGCGGCAAGGAGAGCCTGGCGCTCGACCTCAAGCAAGCCGCGGCGCAGCCGATTCTCGATGCCCTGCTGGCCGAGACCGACGTGCTGGTGCAGAACCTGGCGCCGGGGGCGGCGGCGCGCATGGGGCTCGACTTCGACACCCTGCATACGCGCTACCCGGGGCTGATCGTGTGCGATATCTCCGGCTACGGCGAAGGCGGGCCCTACGCCAGCAAGAAAGCCTACGATCTGCTGATTCAGAGCGAGGCGGGCTTTCTCTCGGTGACCGGGGGGCCGGCGCCGGACGCGCTGGCCAAGGCGGGCTGCTCGGTGGCCGACATCGCCGCCGGCATGTACGCCTACACCAGCATTCTCAACGCCCTGCTGCTGCGCGGGCGCAGCGGCGAGGGCTCGCGGATCGAGGTCTCGATGCTCGAGAGCCTGGTCGAGTGGATGGGCTATCCGCTCTACTACGCCTACGACGGTGCCCCACCGCCGCCCCGGGCCGGCGCTTCCCATTCGACCATCTATCCCTACGGTCCCTTTCCCGCCGGCGACGGCGGCACGGTGATGCTGGGGCTGCAGAACGAGCGCGAGTGGCAACTGTTCTGCGACCAGGTGCTATGCCGCCCCGAGCTGGCCACGGATGCGCGCTTCGACGCCAATGCCAGGCGCTCGCAGCACCGCGAGGCCCTGCGCACGATCATCGAGGCGGTGTTCGCCGAGCTGAGCGCGGCCGAAGTGATCGCACGTCTGGATGCGGCGCAGATCGCCAACGCCCACGTCAACGACATGGCCGGCGTGTGGCAGCATCCCCAGCTCGCCGCCCGCAACGCCTGGCGCGAGGTGCCAAGCCCCAGCGGCCCGCTGCCGGCGCTGCTGCCACCGGGGCGCAACAGCGCCTACACTGCACGCATGGCGGCAGTTCCGGCGCTGGGCGAGCACACCGACACCATCCTCGCCGGGCTCGGCTACGATGCCGAGACGCTGGCGATGCTGCGCGAACGCGGTACGATCTGA
- a CDS encoding acyl-CoA dehydrogenase family protein — translation MMSPIDHDALEAIRDGVRSLCKPYGGDYWRAIDASQGFPEQFVDELTRAGWLAAMIPEAYGGSGLGLAEASVILEEVNRCGGNAGFVHGQMYNMATLLKHGSEAQKAAILPRLASGELRLQSMGVTEPSTGTDTTKIKTTAVKRGDRYVVNGQKVWISRVQHSDLMILLARTTPLAEVQRKADGMSIFLVDLHQAIGQGMRVQPIDNMVGHETNELFFDDLELPVDTLIGEEGKGFRYILDGLNAERTLIAAECIGDGRWFIDKASRYAGERVVFDRPIGQNQGVQFPIAEAHIEVEAADLMRWQACQAFDTGLPAGASANMAKYLAAKASWEAANVCLQTHGGFGFATEYDIERKFRETRLYQVAPISTNLILSYVAEHQLGLPRSF, via the coding sequence ATGATGTCACCCATCGACCACGACGCCCTGGAAGCCATTCGCGATGGCGTGCGCAGCCTGTGCAAGCCCTATGGCGGCGACTACTGGCGTGCCATCGATGCAAGCCAAGGGTTTCCCGAGCAGTTCGTCGACGAGCTGACCCGCGCCGGCTGGCTGGCCGCCATGATCCCCGAAGCCTATGGCGGCTCCGGCCTGGGCCTGGCGGAAGCCAGCGTGATTCTGGAAGAGGTCAATCGCTGCGGCGGAAATGCCGGCTTCGTGCACGGCCAGATGTACAACATGGCGACCCTGCTCAAGCACGGCAGCGAGGCGCAGAAAGCGGCGATTCTGCCACGCCTGGCCAGCGGCGAGCTGCGCCTGCAGTCGATGGGCGTCACCGAGCCGAGCACCGGCACTGACACCACCAAGATCAAGACCACCGCGGTCAAACGCGGCGACCGCTACGTGGTCAACGGCCAGAAGGTGTGGATCTCGCGGGTCCAGCACTCCGATCTGATGATTCTGCTGGCGCGTACCACGCCGCTCGCCGAGGTCCAGCGCAAGGCCGATGGGATGTCGATCTTCCTGGTCGACCTGCATCAGGCGATCGGTCAGGGTATGCGCGTGCAGCCGATCGACAATATGGTGGGCCACGAGACCAACGAGCTGTTCTTCGACGACCTCGAACTGCCCGTCGACACCCTGATCGGTGAAGAGGGCAAGGGCTTTCGCTATATCCTCGACGGGCTCAATGCCGAACGTACCCTGATCGCCGCGGAGTGCATTGGCGATGGCCGCTGGTTCATCGACAAGGCCAGCCGCTACGCCGGCGAGCGGGTCGTGTTCGATCGCCCCATCGGCCAGAACCAGGGGGTGCAGTTCCCCATCGCCGAGGCCCACATCGAGGTCGAGGCCGCCGATCTGATGCGCTGGCAGGCGTGCCAGGCGTTCGATACCGGCCTGCCCGCCGGCGCCAGCGCCAATATGGCCAAGTACCTGGCGGCCAAAGCGTCGTGGGAGGCGGCCAACGTCTGCCTGCAGACCCACGGTGGTTTCGGCTTCGCCACCGAGTACGACATCGAGCGCAAGTTCCGCGAGACACGGCTCTATCAGGTCGCGCCGATCTCCACCAATCTGATTCTTTCCTACGTCGCCGAGCACCAGCTGGGGCTGCCGCGCTCGTTCTGA
- a CDS encoding itaconyl-CoA hydratase yields MSTDPLAPWLERREQCRDRLDSALVARLAATLGAPCPADQAALPPLWHWAFFQLPTPPEGIGADGHPTRGGFLPPAEGRQRMWAGGELEFLSPLRVACDAERHSRVASIEEKSGRSGSLLFVAVEHEYHQAGSVAIRETQRIVYRQPSAPKLALEEPMPPADWSRTVQPDPVLLFRYSAATFNGHRIHYDWPYATATEGYPGLVVHGPLIATLLLHAFSQVHPEATPRRLRYRGLRPLFADRPFEVGGRLVGAGQAELSAGNTDGPAQRATLEFDTPADPEAVRP; encoded by the coding sequence ATGTCGACAGACCCACTGGCTCCCTGGCTCGAGCGCCGCGAACAGTGCCGGGATCGCCTCGATAGCGCCCTGGTCGCGCGCCTCGCGGCCACCCTCGGCGCTCCCTGCCCCGCCGATCAAGCTGCGCTGCCGCCGCTGTGGCACTGGGCCTTCTTTCAACTACCGACACCGCCGGAGGGCATCGGCGCAGACGGCCACCCGACCCGCGGCGGCTTCCTGCCGCCGGCCGAGGGCCGCCAGCGCATGTGGGCCGGCGGCGAACTCGAGTTTCTCAGCCCCCTGCGGGTGGCCTGTGATGCCGAGCGCCACTCACGGGTGGCATCGATCGAGGAGAAGTCCGGGCGCAGCGGCTCGCTGCTGTTCGTCGCGGTCGAGCACGAATACCACCAGGCGGGCAGCGTGGCGATCCGCGAGACCCAGCGGATCGTCTATCGCCAGCCCAGCGCCCCCAAGCTGGCGCTGGAGGAGCCGATGCCGCCAGCGGACTGGTCACGGACCGTTCAGCCCGATCCGGTACTGCTGTTCCGCTACTCCGCGGCCACCTTCAACGGCCACCGCATCCACTACGACTGGCCCTACGCCACCGCCACCGAGGGTTACCCCGGTCTGGTGGTCCACGGCCCGCTGATCGCCACCCTGCTGCTGCACGCCTTCAGCCAGGTCCACCCCGAGGCGACACCGCGCCGCCTGCGCTATCGCGGCCTGCGCCCGCTGTTCGCCGACCGCCCCTTCGAGGTCGGCGGCCGACTCGTCGGTGCCGGCCAGGCCGAGCTGAGCGCCGGCAATACCGACGGCCCGGCCCAGCGCGCCACGCTCGAATTCGACACCCCTGCCGACCCGGAGGCCGTACGCCCATGA
- a CDS encoding cupin domain-containing protein — protein MSDDVGPRLRSLRNLRGISQRELAKRCGVTHSSLSLIEQGKVSPSVSSLKKILDAIPISVGDFFTFELESRDQVFYSVDELPNVATNAVIYRLVGANREHRALSFMIETYPPGADTGREMIAHRGEEAGVVLEGRIEITIGAQVRELCPGDAYYFDTHVPHRFRNASDEPCRLVSCCTPASQF, from the coding sequence ATGTCCGACGATGTCGGCCCCCGACTGCGCAGCCTGCGCAACCTGCGCGGCATTTCCCAACGCGAGCTGGCCAAGCGCTGCGGCGTCACCCACTCCAGCCTGTCGCTGATCGAGCAGGGCAAGGTCAGCCCCTCGGTGAGCTCGTTGAAGAAGATCCTCGACGCCATCCCGATCAGCGTCGGCGACTTCTTCACCTTCGAGCTGGAGAGTCGCGATCAGGTCTTCTACAGCGTCGACGAGCTGCCCAACGTCGCCACCAACGCGGTGATCTACCGCCTGGTCGGCGCCAATCGCGAGCATCGCGCTCTCTCCTTCATGATCGAGACCTATCCGCCCGGCGCCGATACCGGACGCGAGATGATTGCCCACCGCGGCGAGGAGGCCGGCGTGGTGCTGGAGGGGCGGATCGAGATCACCATCGGCGCCCAGGTACGCGAGCTCTGCCCCGGTGACGCCTACTACTTCGATACCCACGTGCCCCATCGCTTTCGCAACGCCAGCGACGAGCCGTGCAGGCTGGTGAGTTGCTGTACCCCTGCGAGCCAGTTCTAG